The genomic interval TAAGCCCAAAGAATACTACGACTACGATAACTTGGAGCTGCAATGGAACAAGCCGAATCGGTACGAAATTATGAAGAAGATTGGGAGGGGCAAATACAGCGAAGTGTTTAACGGCTACGACACGGAGTATAACAGGCCCTGCGCCATTAAGGTACTTAAAccagtaaagaaaaaaaaaataaagagagaAATCAAAATTCTGCAAAACTTGCATGGAGGCCCAAACATCATCAAGCTACTAGACATAGTCAAAGACCCAGTCACCAAAACGCCTTCACTCATTTTTGAatacattaataatatagACTTCAAAACGCTGTACCCTAAGTTCACCGATAAGGACATACGCTATTACATATACCAAATTTTGAAGGCACTAGATTACTGCCATAGCCAGGGCATCATGCATAGGGATGTGAAGCCACATAACATTATGATTGACCACGAGAATAAGCAAATTAGACTCATCGATTGGGGGCTAGCTGAGTTTTACCACCCGGGGCAGGAATACAACGTGAGAGTAGCCAGCAGATATTACAAAGGACCGGAACTTCTAATAGATCTACAGCTGTATGATTACTCTCTAGACATTTGGAGCTTAGGATGTATGCTGGCTGGGatgatatttaaaaaggagccttttttttgtggccaCGATAACTACGATCAGCTTGTTAAGATTGCCAAAGTGCTAGGCACTGATGATCTTCATGcctacttaaaaaaatacaacataAAATTGAAGCCCCATTATTTAAACATCCTGGGGGAGTACGAGCGCAAACCCTGGTCCCACTTCCTCACGCAGTCAAACATTGACATTGCCAAGGATGAGGTGATCGACCTCATCGATAAGATGCTTATATACGACCACGCCAAGAGGATCGCCCCCAAGGAGGCCATGGAGCACCCCTACTTCAGCGAGGTCCGCGAGCAGTccaagggtcaagacaattctgcagatatccagcacagtggcggccgctcgagtctagagggcccgcggttcgaaggtaagcctatccctaaccctctcctcggtctcgattctacgcgtaccggtcatcatcaccatc from Plasmodium vivax scf_7211 genomic scaffold, whole genome shotgun sequence carries:
- a CDS encoding casein kinase II, alpha subunit, putative (encoded by transcript PVX_252300A), which produces MSSSSISKRIYIPKFYADVNIHKPKEYYDYDNLELQWNKPNRYEIMKKIGRGKYSEVFNGYDTEYNRPCAIKVLKPVKKKKIKREIKILQNLHGGPNIIKLLDIVKDPVTKTPSLIFEYINNIDFKTLYPKFTDKDIRYYIYQILKALDYCHSQGIMHRDVKPHNIMIDHENKQIRLIDWGLAEFYHPGQEYNVRVASRYYKGPELLIDLQLYDYSLDIWSLGCMLAGMIFKKEPFFCGHDNYDQLVKIAKVLGTDDLHAYLKKYNIKLKPHYLNILGEYERKPWSHFLTQSNIDIAKDEVIDLIDKMLIYDHAKRIAPKEAMEHPYFSEVREQSKGQDNSADIQHSGGRSSLEGPRFEGKPIPNPLLGLDSTRTGHHHHHH